Proteins encoded within one genomic window of Dermatophilus congolensis:
- a CDS encoding HAD family hydrolase — MTRGSVDWSAPVRALILDIDDTLLDTQQAMRQACCRGAGAAWPGQAPPVWQAVSDVFYEDPEGYFDAYTRGELEFSLMRESRYLRACAEVGLGTSGFEEFEAAYRLAFKQSQTVFDDVEEFFASVEAAGVPVCFVTNSGAEQTAVKLEVSGLAGRGCVVTTDTLGVGKPDRRVFDEACRLMGVACVDTVCVGDTFGSDVVGGRGAGMRVAWLQRPDKPAPRHAEWGRLVRDEGVRVVGSLREVATLLG, encoded by the coding sequence GTGACGCGCGGCAGTGTGGATTGGTCTGCTCCGGTTCGGGCCCTGATTCTCGACATTGATGACACGTTGCTGGATACGCAGCAGGCGATGCGTCAGGCGTGTTGTCGTGGGGCGGGGGCTGCCTGGCCTGGGCAGGCTCCGCCGGTGTGGCAAGCGGTGTCGGATGTGTTTTACGAGGATCCTGAGGGCTATTTCGATGCCTATACGCGTGGGGAGCTTGAGTTCTCGCTGATGCGGGAGTCGAGGTATCTACGTGCATGCGCTGAGGTTGGTCTGGGCACTTCGGGGTTTGAGGAGTTCGAGGCTGCGTACCGGTTGGCGTTTAAGCAGTCTCAGACAGTTTTTGATGATGTGGAGGAGTTTTTTGCCTCTGTTGAGGCTGCTGGTGTGCCGGTGTGCTTTGTGACGAATTCTGGTGCTGAGCAGACAGCTGTGAAGCTGGAAGTGTCGGGGTTGGCTGGTCGTGGCTGTGTTGTTACGACGGACACTTTGGGTGTGGGTAAGCCTGATCGGCGTGTTTTTGATGAGGCGTGTCGGTTGATGGGCGTTGCGTGTGTCGACACGGTGTGTGTTGGTGACACGTTTGGTTCGGATGTTGTTGGTGGGCGTGGAGCGGGGATGCGGGTTGCGTGGTTGCAGCGCCCGGATAAGCCTGCTCCGCGTCATGCGGAATGGGGGCGCCTAGTTCGTGATGAGGGGGTACGAGTGGTTGGGTCGTTGCGTGAGGTAGCGACTTTGCTCGGATAA